CTGGGTTGCGAACAGGCGAATGGTGGGGCGTGACCAGTAAAGGTTTTCCGGGGTGATCTGATAAGCGAGCGTGCTTTTCGTCACCGATCCCGAGCGATCTGTGATCTCGTTCTTCACCTGATCAAGGCCGACTTCCAGAGCGAGACTCGTGGATTTCGTCAGGTAATAGACGGGACGCACACCGGCGCTGTTCCACTGAATCTTGTCACCTTTCACACCGTCCTTGCCCGTCTCTTCCTGATGAGTCAGAAGCATAAGTTCGAAGGCGTACTCGTCGACATTGATCTGGTAGTTGTCAGCAACTTCCCAAACCTTGGCTTTGCTCAGGTCATAACCTGAACCCGAGTCTTCGCGGATGGGCCGCGCGTTGGTGGGCGCCTGAGCGATACCCAGACCCTGACGATAGATCGCCATCAGAACGTTGCTGCTCCTGCCGATATTCATATTCAACCAGGCTGCGCCTGCAGTGCCGTCTTCGCTCTTGTAACCCAGCGCCGTATCTTCGGGACGCGCGGTGTAAGAAAGGAAAGTATTCAGCTTCATGCCTTCACTGAGCACGATGTCGCGATAGCGAGCTTCGAGCATGCGGGAATGAAGGGTTCCCGAGGTTCCAGGCGTGACCGTGGAGTTGACGTTGGGATCTTCGTAACCTTGGACGGCCAAATCAAATCTTCCGGGGCCCAGCGGCAAATCTTCGATACCCGCACCAATATGAGCACCCTGCGCTGTGTTCAGCCAGAAGTAATCGTTCATATTGAACTGCTGTCTTTGATAATAGCGGCGGCCGGCCCAGATATCGAAATCCCCGAGATAACGGGACATCTTCACATAGGCCTGAACGATGCCCGCACCATTCAGATCCGAGCTGTTCCCGATCGCGGCATAGCCATTCAGCATGAAGACGGCCTGCAGATAGCTGCCTGCCGGTGCTCCAGCGGGTTGCGCGAGGCGGTGGTCAATGCCCGCTTCAAACACGGTGTCGTTCTCGTTGCCAAGACGATACTTGGCGGCAGAACCGGGTGCCTGGAACGCTGGCATCGGAGCGCCAGCTTCAGCGCCACCCAGTGTGCTGCGGAAATAGCCGATGAAGGTCGATGATGATTTGCTGTCCTGCGCTGCAGCCGCACTCGCGGTAAGCAGACAGAAACAAGCGGTCATAAGTTTGGTTTGCATGAACTCCTCCTGAACGTTACTAAAGTATAAAATTGGCAAAGCCCGGCCAAACGGGTCACTTAAGAAAGCGATCCCGTGTGCAACTGTTTGAAAAGGGCAGCAGCCTAATTGAGGCTTGCCAAGGACTGCCCGCTTTGTTTGTCAAAAAGATGAAGCGTATCCAAATCAAAGGAGCACTGAACGGTCCGCCCCAATTCAGGCCGCTGCGTGAGCGGCACATGGAAATTGAAAGCGTTGTCTCCAGCTTTGGCTTTGATCATCACTTCGGAACCGTGAATCTCGGTCGCGACGACCTGCGATTGCAAAAGAGCCCTTTGGCCCGGCCCGCTGTCACCCAGGCCGATATCACTCGGTCTGAGTCCTGCCGTCACCGGAACCCCAGGTTTCAGTCTGGGCTTCAGGCGCGTGGGCACCGGAACCCGAATGGATCCGGCTTCGACAAAGCAGGTGCCATCACGTTCCGCGACGATGGCATCGAAGAAATTCATAGCAGGGCTGCCGATGAAGCCCGCGACGAAGGTATTGGCAGGATGAAGGAAGACGTCCGTCGGCGTACCGATCTGCTCCACGATCCCGTCCCGCATGATCACAATGCGATCGGCCAGGGTCATGGCCTCGATCTGATCGTGCGTGACATAAATCGTGGTGGTCTTCAGCTTCTGATGGATGCTCTTGAGTTCGTCCCGCATCTGCGCCCGCAGTTTGGTGTCAAGGTTGGAAAGCGGTTCATCGAAGAGGAAGAGCTGGGGATTGCGCACCATCGCGCGGCCCATGGCCACCCTTTGCCTTTGTCCACCGGAGAGCTGCGAAGGCTTGCGATTCAAAAGCTCAGTCAGCTCCAGCATGCCGGCCGCAGTCCGGACTTTGGTGTCGATTTCGGACTTGCTCATGCCGGCGATACGCAGGGCAAAGGAGATGTTTTCGTAAACGGACATGTGGGGATAGAGCGCATAGGATTGAAAGACCATAGCCAGGTTTCT
This sequence is a window from Oligoflexus sp.. Protein-coding genes within it:
- a CDS encoding sn-glycerol-3-phosphate ABC transporter ATP-binding protein UgpC; this encodes MARVKLESVNKWYGKTHIVKDLNLDIADGEFIVFLGPSGCGKSTTLRMIAGLEDITSGSVYIGNRLVNHVEAKDRNLAMVFQSYALYPHMSVYENISFALRIAGMSKSEIDTKVRTAAGMLELTELLNRKPSQLSGGQRQRVAMGRAMVRNPQLFLFDEPLSNLDTKLRAQMRDELKSIHQKLKTTTIYVTHDQIEAMTLADRIVIMRDGIVEQIGTPTDVFLHPANTFVAGFIGSPAMNFFDAIVAERDGTCFVEAGSIRVPVPTRLKPRLKPGVPVTAGLRPSDIGLGDSGPGQRALLQSQVVATEIHGSEVMIKAKAGDNAFNFHVPLTQRPELGRTVQCSFDLDTLHLFDKQSGQSLASLN
- a CDS encoding carbohydrate porin, translating into MQTKLMTACFCLLTASAAAAQDSKSSSTFIGYFRSTLGGAEAGAPMPAFQAPGSAAKYRLGNENDTVFEAGIDHRLAQPAGAPAGSYLQAVFMLNGYAAIGNSSDLNGAGIVQAYVKMSRYLGDFDIWAGRRYYQRQQFNMNDYFWLNTAQGAHIGAGIEDLPLGPGRFDLAVQGYEDPNVNSTVTPGTSGTLHSRMLEARYRDIVLSEGMKLNTFLSYTARPEDTALGYKSEDGTAGAAWLNMNIGRSSNVLMAIYRQGLGIAQAPTNARPIREDSGSGYDLSKAKVWEVADNYQINVDEYAFELMLLTHQEETGKDGVKGDKIQWNSAGVRPVYYLTKSTSLALEVGLDQVKNEITDRSGSVTKSTLAYQITPENLYWSRPTIRLFATQASWSDDFKGLVGGSTYANKSKGWSGGIQTEVWW